A single genomic interval of Flavobacterium sp. N2820 harbors:
- a CDS encoding efflux RND transporter periplasmic adaptor subunit has protein sequence MKKIIAILTIASLILTSCGSDKKENVADLPVIPVKVAGNSGNSNSPYITASGKIESENSANLSTRMMGYVTKVNVKVGQNVSAGQLLVSINNTDLQAKKAQVDASITQATAGYNNAKKDYDRFVNLFAQQSASQKELDDMTARYEMAKAGLEAAKQMRNEVMAQFSYSNITAPFSGTVTNTFVKEGDMANPGMPLVSIEGASRLQVTAMVSESDISNVKNGMPVKINVKSLNKEVAGKVSEVSLSAKNTGGQYLVKVTLDKMDKEILSGMFVNVQFPTAKKETTTAKSDVVMVPETALVKQGQLTGIYTVGSGNVAILRWLRIGKTFGNQVEVLSGLAAEEQYIVSAEGKLFNGAKVQLAN, from the coding sequence ATGAAAAAAATAATAGCAATACTAACAATCGCATCACTAATCTTAACCTCTTGTGGAAGTGATAAAAAAGAAAATGTAGCTGATTTACCTGTAATTCCTGTAAAAGTGGCTGGAAATTCTGGAAATTCTAATAGCCCATACATAACAGCAAGTGGAAAAATTGAATCGGAAAACAGTGCCAATTTGAGTACTAGAATGATGGGGTATGTGACCAAAGTAAATGTAAAAGTGGGACAAAATGTTTCGGCTGGACAACTCTTAGTAAGCATCAATAATACCGATTTACAAGCTAAAAAAGCACAAGTTGACGCATCCATCACACAAGCAACTGCAGGGTATAACAATGCTAAGAAAGATTATGATCGTTTTGTGAATTTGTTTGCACAACAATCAGCTTCGCAAAAGGAATTGGACGATATGACAGCACGTTACGAAATGGCAAAAGCTGGTTTAGAAGCAGCCAAACAAATGCGTAATGAAGTGATGGCGCAGTTTTCTTATTCGAATATTACAGCTCCATTTTCAGGAACGGTAACTAATACTTTCGTAAAAGAAGGCGATATGGCCAATCCAGGAATGCCTTTAGTAAGTATTGAAGGCGCTTCAAGATTGCAAGTAACGGCAATGGTTTCAGAAAGTGATATTTCGAATGTAAAAAACGGAATGCCAGTTAAAATCAACGTGAAATCTTTAAATAAAGAAGTTGCTGGAAAAGTTTCTGAAGTGAGTTTATCTGCAAAAAATACAGGTGGACAATATTTGGTGAAAGTAACTTTAGACAAAATGGATAAAGAAATTTTATCGGGAATGTTTGTCAACGTTCAATTTCCAACCGCTAAAAAAGAAACAACTACTGCGAAATCTGATGTAGTAATGGTTCCAGAAACTGCTTTAGTAAAACAAGGTCAATTGACAGGAATTTACACTGTAGGAAGCGGCAATGTCGCAATTTTAAGATGGTTACGAATCGGAAAAACATTCGGGAATCAAGTAGAAGTTTTATCAGGATTAGCAGCAGAGGAACAATATATCGTTTCAGCTGAAGGAAAATTATTCAACGGAGCTAAAGTTCAATTAGCCAATTAA
- a CDS encoding TolC family protein, which yields MKKVNLLIVLGMVTGAGFAQDTLTISKNDLLQKVTENNLQIKVAEKSFQSAKADYRQSNALFLPNINVSHTGISTTNPLMAFGSKLNQEVLIASDFNPALLNDPEKTQNFATKIEVQQPLFNLDGLYGRQAAKAKMDAFQLQTERTKEYLELEVSKAYMQLQLAYKAVKVLEKANVTAQGNLKMVENYFKNGMLQKTDLLNVQVRMNEITNQLQYAKSNVQNASDYLAFLLNEDMTGKTYKPAEALDNSIAIESINTIISDARKDIQAMQKSSEAYKKLFQSSKFGFLPRLNAFGSYELYDQNIFGTSAKGYLVGAQLSWNVFDGFKTIGKTQKAKADFEKAEIETEQYKKQSQLELSKTNRQLLDAENKVNLSKLAFEQSQEAFRIRQNRFTQGLEKTTDLLMAETQMAQKELEHLQAVFEYNFTKQYLQFLTK from the coding sequence ATGAAAAAAGTCAATTTATTAATCGTATTAGGAATGGTAACTGGTGCTGGTTTTGCACAAGATACGCTGACGATTTCAAAAAATGATTTGTTGCAAAAAGTCACAGAGAATAATTTACAAATCAAAGTGGCTGAAAAATCATTTCAATCGGCTAAAGCAGATTATCGTCAATCAAATGCACTTTTTTTACCTAATATCAATGTTTCGCATACTGGAATTTCTACAACGAATCCGTTAATGGCTTTTGGTTCGAAATTAAATCAGGAAGTTTTAATCGCTTCCGATTTTAATCCTGCGTTGTTGAATGATCCTGAAAAAACGCAAAACTTCGCAACTAAAATCGAAGTACAACAACCTCTCTTTAATTTAGATGGTTTATATGGAAGACAAGCCGCTAAAGCAAAAATGGACGCTTTTCAATTACAAACTGAACGAACTAAAGAATATTTAGAATTGGAAGTTTCAAAAGCATATATGCAATTGCAATTGGCTTATAAAGCAGTGAAAGTCTTAGAAAAAGCGAATGTAACCGCACAAGGCAATTTAAAAATGGTTGAAAACTACTTCAAAAACGGAATGTTGCAAAAAACCGATTTGTTAAACGTTCAAGTTCGTATGAATGAAATTACAAATCAATTACAATATGCCAAATCAAATGTGCAAAACGCATCCGATTATTTAGCGTTTTTATTGAACGAAGATATGACTGGAAAAACCTACAAGCCAGCAGAAGCTTTAGATAATTCAATTGCAATTGAAAGTATAAATACAATAATTTCTGATGCAAGAAAAGATATTCAAGCGATGCAAAAATCGTCTGAAGCGTACAAAAAGTTGTTTCAATCTTCAAAATTCGGATTCTTACCTCGATTAAACGCTTTTGGAAGTTATGAATTATATGATCAAAATATTTTCGGAACTTCAGCTAAAGGGTATTTAGTGGGTGCGCAATTATCATGGAATGTTTTTGATGGATTTAAAACCATTGGAAAAACGCAAAAGGCAAAAGCTGATTTTGAAAAAGCCGAAATTGAAACTGAACAATACAAAAAGCAAAGCCAGTTAGAATTGAGTAAAACCAATCGTCAATTGCTAGATGCAGAAAACAAAGTGAATTTGTCCAAATTGGCTTTTGAACAATCGCAAGAAGCTTTTAGAATTCGTCAAAATAGATTCACACAAGGATTAGAAAAAACAACCGATTTATTAATGGCTGAAACGCAAATGGCACAAAAAGAATTAGAGCATTTGCAAGCCGTTTTCGAATATAACTTTACCAAACAATACTTACAATTTTTAACTAAGTAA
- a CDS encoding NAD(P)/FAD-dependent oxidoreductase gives MSKIVVLGAGISGHTAAAHLRRKLSKEHEVLVVSPNRNYQWVPSNIWVGIGRMKSKEVIFPLEPLYKRKGIGYKQAKAVSFHPEGDSSEVKPYILVEGVFGGNLGKQEKVTYDYLINATGPKLAFDMTEGLQPATNKVYSVCTYDHAEHASEALHKLIDQLKKSDKKVKILIGTGHAKATCQGAAFEYILNVEKELQKFGVRDKAEITWISNEYELGDFGMDGMLMEYNGFNMKSKDMVEMIFEDRNIKWILGAGVTKVEDGLVHYENLEGEYKTETFDFGMLIPAFSGHGFQAYDKNGQNITEKLFRGFMVVDADYTPRPYEEWTVQDWPETYQNPSYPTIFAPGIAFAPPHTISKPRKSKNGTEIFPSPPRTGMPSGITAKLVADNIIDSIKTGKESLHHKGSMGNMGAACIASAGYGMTQGSGVSITTYPIVPDYKKYPNTGGRDIKKTFGDIGLAGHWVKLALHYAFLYKAKMKPFWWLIPE, from the coding sequence ATGTCAAAAATAGTTGTTTTAGGAGCAGGAATTTCGGGTCATACCGCAGCCGCTCATTTAAGAAGAAAGCTATCCAAAGAGCACGAAGTGTTAGTAGTTTCACCTAACAGAAATTATCAATGGGTGCCATCTAATATTTGGGTAGGAATTGGAAGAATGAAATCAAAGGAAGTAATTTTTCCTTTAGAGCCACTATATAAAAGAAAAGGCATTGGATACAAACAAGCCAAGGCCGTTTCCTTTCATCCAGAAGGCGATAGTTCAGAAGTAAAACCCTATATTTTAGTAGAAGGTGTTTTTGGCGGTAACTTAGGCAAACAAGAAAAAGTAACCTATGATTATTTAATCAATGCTACAGGTCCAAAACTTGCTTTTGATATGACCGAAGGCTTACAACCAGCAACTAATAAGGTATATTCGGTTTGTACTTATGATCATGCTGAACATGCATCGGAAGCACTTCACAAACTAATAGACCAACTAAAAAAATCGGATAAAAAAGTGAAAATTTTAATTGGAACAGGTCATGCAAAAGCTACTTGTCAAGGTGCTGCATTTGAATATATTTTGAATGTAGAAAAAGAATTGCAAAAGTTTGGCGTTCGTGATAAAGCAGAAATTACTTGGATTTCGAATGAATACGAATTAGGTGATTTTGGAATGGACGGTATGTTGATGGAATACAACGGTTTCAATATGAAATCTAAAGATATGGTGGAAATGATTTTTGAAGATCGCAATATCAAATGGATTTTAGGAGCTGGAGTAACAAAAGTGGAAGATGGTTTAGTTCATTATGAAAATTTAGAAGGTGAATATAAAACAGAAACTTTCGATTTTGGGATGCTAATTCCCGCTTTTTCAGGACATGGTTTTCAAGCGTATGACAAAAACGGGCAAAATATTACCGAAAAATTATTTAGAGGTTTTATGGTAGTAGATGCCGATTATACACCAAGACCTTATGAAGAATGGACAGTTCAAGATTGGCCAGAAACCTATCAAAATCCGAGTTATCCAACTATTTTTGCACCCGGAATTGCTTTCGCACCTCCTCATACCATTTCAAAACCACGAAAAAGTAAAAACGGAACCGAAATTTTTCCTTCACCACCAAGAACTGGAATGCCTTCTGGAATTACAGCAAAATTAGTGGCAGATAACATTATTGATTCCATTAAAACTGGAAAAGAATCTTTGCATCACAAAGGTTCTATGGGAAATATGGGAGCTGCTTGTATCGCATCAGCAGGTTACGGAATGACTCAAGGAAGCGGTGTAAGTATTACAACCTATCCAATTGTTCCCGATTATAAAAAATATCCAAATACAGGCGGACGAGATATCAAAAAAACCTTTGGAGATATTGGTTTAGCGGGCCACTGGGTGAAATTAGCATTACACTACGCTTTTCTTTACAAAGCAAAAATGAAACCTTTTTGGTGGTTAATTCCTGAATAA